The stretch of DNA TTATCGCAAAATCAGACTGCGAACCAAAGCTGATAGTTCCCTCCAGCTTTGGTTGTTGGTACCAGGGCTCAACGCTCAAGGTTACAATCCTGGGGTAAAGCTCTTGGCGGTAAGTTTGGGCTTCTTTTTATCCGAACGTGTAACTTATGCATCTTGTAGCCCCTGGTATGGGTTCCGTCTCTCGATTTTGTGTCTCACACTCCCCAGTTCCCGTCATTGTCGTCCGTCCCGAACGTAAAGTTAAGAAACATCTCAAAAAGCGACAAAATGATCCTAAGCGAGGGCAGTACGCTGCCATCGTCGGCCCTGATGGCTTGACATTGAGTAGGAGTAGGAGTAGGGAAAGGAGTACCGGTGGAAGTGCTATGAGTGCTGGAGGAATGAGCGAATGATCTGTTTCTAGAGAGCGTTGGGTTTTGGGCAGTTGTACAATTATACAAATATGAATCTAATTTTGCTTGATGATCGGTGAGAGATGACTGCCGATAACTGGTGAAAGATCTACTAACTGATTGAGGTTTACATGTCGTTATAACAAGACTAGTCTCGACAAAGCGCTCCATGTCATTATTGGTATTAAACAACTATTATTAAACAACTATCACAGACACCGTGCCCATCGAACCGATCAACCCTCCATACCCGCATCCGGCgatttcctttctctcttcataACAGCGTCAACTTCCGTGTTATCCTCCAGCTCAGAGTCACTATTTCTTCTCGACCCCGAGCCTCCTGGCACGCTACCAGTCAGGAATGGCGGGGCCGGCAACCCTCGGAGCGTGGCTTCGGCGGCGCGTGCTTCTGCTTCGGCGCGTTGAATGGCTGACTGCTGGTCTACTTTTACTGCTCGACGACGATTTTGGAACTATGAGAGATATCGTGAGCGACTGCGACTGAGCAACACAAGAGGATAAAGGGAGAAACAAACCCAAATCTGGACACTTCGTGAAGTCATTCCCAGCTGTCTGGCCAGTTCATCCCTTTCTTCTGTAGATGGATATTGTGTCCGTTGGAAAACATCACTCAACATCGCCAGCTGTACATCATTCGCTAAACATTGTCGCCACATCAGCTGACTTTCCTGATTTATTCTGCATTGTTACACTCACTCCGCTTACGTGGCGACTTGAAACTCATCACTGTCGCTGCACTGGCACTGGTCGCGCTTGCCGGACTCGACAACGTACCTTTACTCAACTTCCTATCACTCGAACCCTCGACTGGGCCCTGTCCCAGTCCATGAGAAGGCTGTGATACAttgccctttccctcgCCAGAGTAAAACCTCACATCACCTTCATTACTCCATGGAAACGCATAAGGGTGGATGTGTAGTCTCGGTCTTGATGGCTGAGGAATCCGGTGATAAACCTCTTTTCCCCGGGCGTAGACATGTGCtgggaaaggagagggagggggGTAATAGTCTTCTAGATCATAGTATGGGTGAAGAGGTGCATTGTAGTACCTATCTGTTGGCATGTGAATGGAATAATACTCTTCTGGGTGAGTGTGAATGCGAGACAGAGAGGAGTAGTGCCGTTCCGAGGAGGAATGGGCGTGAGGGTATCCAAGGGGGTGGCTGTACCATGGAGGAAAGTAGGGTCTCGCCGGAGGACAGTCATGTCCATGTTCCTTTGATTTTCGTGGGAAGGCCCCATGTTCAACGTGAAAAACAGTTGGATGAGGGGGAGGACCTGTTCGGCTAGAAGGCGAAGAGTCCCTGGAAGGATTGCGCGTGTTAAGAGGTGGGAGTGTAGGTGAGGAACGGAAGATAAGAGGCAGACTTGCTGCCGGAAGTGATTGGGaagtcttctttcccttgtcTTCTACTGCCTCTACTACTAATGGCCCTATCAGCGctttccctcctttttTACCTCAAAACACTTGCCTTCTGAAAGCTTGTGACTTGGTCTTGGAACGGGGCTTGAACTGGAACTTCTTGCTATGGGCGACAGAAGTACCGATTTATGGTTGTCTGAACTCTTACTCATactttcctcccttccaAAAGACCTCGTGGACAGCCGATCGATCGGAATACCCCTCAGAGGTGGGGAAGTCGACATTTTTGCTTCCTGTGAGAGCTCTCGAAAAGGGACTTGCTGTCGAGCGGACATAGTAGTGCTGGGATCAAAGGAAGACTCGTACGTACGCCAGGGGCAGTCGATTTGACCAAGATTGACCTCTTTAATACAGTAAGCTTGCGTCCTTACGCT from Cryptococcus neoformans var. neoformans B-3501A chromosome 7, whole genome shotgun sequence encodes:
- a CDS encoding hypothetical protein (HMMPfam hit to Homeobox, Homeobox domain, score: 71.9, E(): 1.7e-18), which produces MSARQQVPFRELSQEAKMSTSPPLRGIPIDRLSTRSFGREESMSKSSDNHKSVLLSPIARSSSSSPVPRPSHKLSEVVEAVEDKGKKTSQSLPAASLPLIFRSSPTLPPLNTRNPSRDSSPSSRTGPPPHPTVFHVEHGAFPRKSKEHGHDCPPARPYFPPWYSHPLGYPHAHSSSERHYSSLSRIHTHPEEYYSIHMPTDRYYNAPLHPYYDLEDYYPPPSPFPAHVYARGKEVYHRIPQPSRPRLHIHPYAFPWSNEGDVRFYSGEGKGNVSQPSHGLGQGPVEGSSDRKLSKGTLSSPASATSASAATVMSFKSPRKRTNDVQLAMLSDVFQRTQYPSTEERDELARQLGMTSRSVQIWFQNRRRAVKVDQQSAIQRAEAEARAAEATLRGLPAPPFLTGSVPGGSGSRRNSDSELEDNTEVDAVMKRERKSPDAGMEG